A single window of Rhodamnia argentea isolate NSW1041297 chromosome 5, ASM2092103v1, whole genome shotgun sequence DNA harbors:
- the LOC115753753 gene encoding ferredoxin-thioredoxin reductase, variable chain, chloroplastic, with translation MALLSPATAGTAAVAAASINRPNTPVISSSSSPSDSIKSARASLRLSPLPRTAAANIAVNTSRTREWKVSCEVALKSDSKPSSSSSAESDSPSVSGEGDGSDGDSARIGARVRVKVPLKVYHVPRVPEVDLTGMEGELKQYVAVFKGKRISANLPFKVQFVKEIEGRGPVKFFAHLKEDEFEYV, from the coding sequence ATGGCTCTACTCTCGCCGGCGACCGCTGGGACCGCCGCGGTCGCAGCAGCGTCTATCAATCGCCCCAACACACCGGTcatttcctcctcctcgtctccCTCGGACTCGATCAAATCGGCTCGCGCCTCTCTCCGCCTCTCGCCCCTCCCGAGGACGGCGGCGGCGAACATCGCCGTGAACACCTCGCGGACGAGGGAGTGGAAGGTCTCGTGCGAGGTCGCGCTGAAATCGGACTCGAAGccgtcctcctcctcgtccgcgGAGAGCGATTCTCCATCGGTTTCGGGTGAAGGAGACGGTTCGGACGGCGATTCGGCGAGGATTGGAGCGAGAGTTAGGGTAAAAGTGCCGCTGAAGGTGTACCACGTTCCGCGCGTGCCCGAGGTGGACTTGACCGGGATGGAAGGCGAGCTGAAGCAGTACGTCGCGGTCTTTAAAGGTAAGCGCATTTCGGCTAATCTTCCTTTTAAGGTGCAGTTCGTTAAGGAAATTGAAGGCCGTGGACCTGTCAAGTTCTTTGCGCATCTTAAGGAGGATGAGTTCGAGTATGTTTGA
- the LOC115753713 gene encoding protein ZINC INDUCED FACILITATOR-LIKE 1-like isoform X1, which translates to MAAEEQKVALLEKPYYENCPGCKAEKLKESRRGLPIRELVSIWIVVLCTALPISSLFPFLYFMIRDFHIAEREEDIGYYAGYVGSSFMFGRALTSVFWGIVADRYGRKPVIIIGIIAVVIFNTLFGLSVNFWMAIAMRFLLGSLNGLLGPIKAYATEIFREEYQALGVSTVSTAWGIGLIIGPALGGYLAQPAEKFPSVFSKESVFGRFPYFLPCLAISLFAFAVSIASCWLPETLHVHHGSSELDESCEDVETASLQADTTYKTQRVEGKASKKSLLRNWPLMSSIIVYCVFSLHDMAYTEIFSLWAVSPRRYGGLSYTTEDVGTVLAISGASLLIFQTCLYPYFNRLLGSVVVARVSGVLSIPLLSSFPFIAMLTGLSLSTVLNCASVAKNVLSTSIITSLFLLQNKAVDQDQRGAANGIAMTAMSLFKAAGPAGGGTIFSWAQKRQDAAFLPGDQMVFFILNVVEAIGVLMTFKPFLVERRD; encoded by the exons ATGGCGGCGGAAGAACAGAAGGTGGCGCTGTTGGAGAAGCCCTACTACGAGAATTGCCCCGGCTGCAAAGCCGAGAAGCTTAAGGAGTCGCGGAGAGGCTTGCCGATCCGCGAGCTCGTGTCGATCTGGATCGTCGTGCTTTGCACAG CGCTGCCAATATCATCTCTATTCCCATTCCTTTACTTCATG ATTAGAGATTTTCATATAGCCGAAAGAGAGGAAGACATCGGGTATTATGCCGGCTATGTAG GTTCTTCATTCATGTTTGGTAGAGCCTTGACGTCGGTCTTCTGGGGAATCGTGGCTGATCGCTACGGGCGAAAACCCGTCATAATTATCGGAATAATCGCAGT GGTTATTTTCAACACTCTCTTTGGCCTAAGTGTGAACTTTTGGATGGCCATCGCGATGAGGTTCCTTCTAGGAAGTTTAAATGGTTTACTCGGACCTATCAAG GCTTATGCGACCGAAATATTCCGTGAGGAGTACCAAGCGCTAGGAGTATCAACC GTTAGTACAGCATGGGGGATAGGATTAATCATCGGTCCAGCTCTAGGAGGTTATCTTGCACAG CCTGCAGAAAAGTTCCCGTCGGTATTTTCCAAAGAATCGGTGTTCGGAAG ATTTCCCTACTTcttgccctgtctcgccatctCGCTCTTCGCATTTGCAGTTTCTATCGCATCCTGCTGGCTTCCG GAAACATTGCATGTGCACCACGGAAGTAGCGAGCTCGATGAGTCTTGCGAAGATGTGGAGACCGCATCCCTCCAGGCTGACACGACATACAAGACTCAAAGGGTTGAGGGGAAAGCTTCGAAAAAGTCTCTGCTACGGAATTGGCCCTTGATGTCATCCATTATTGTGTACTGCGTCTTCTCGCTTCATGACATGGCTTACACAGAG ATCTTCTCACTATGGGCTGTAAGCCCTAGGCGATATGGGGGCTTAAGCTACACGACTGAAGATGTCGGAACTGTTCTTGCTATCTCAG GTGCCAGCCTTCTCATCTTCCAGACGTGTCTGTATCCATACTTCAACAGACTTCTCGGCTCCGTTGTGGTAGCTCGCGTTAGTGGG GTCTTATCGATACCCCTCTTGTCGAGCTTCCCTTTTATAGCCATGCTGACCGGGCTAAGTCTTTCCACAGTGTTAAATTGCGCATCGGTCGCGAAGAATGTTCTATCT ACTTCCATCATCACCAGCTTGTTCCTTCTGCAAAACAAAGCCGTG GACCAAGATCAGAGGGGAGCTGCTAATGGAATTGCAATGACTGCCATGTCTCTCTTCAAGGCGGCCGGCCCAGCCGGAGGAGGCACAAT ATTCTCTTGGGCACAGAAGCGTCAGGATGCGGCCTTTCTCCCAG GCGACCAGATGGTCTTCTTCATCTTGAATGTGGTCGAGGCAATCGGGGTGCTGATGACTTTCAAGCCATTCCTAGTTGAACGCCGCGACTGA
- the LOC115753732 gene encoding protein ZINC INDUCED FACILITATOR-LIKE 1-like gives MATDEEKEALLKKHYYENCPGCKVDKFKESQRGLPICKLASIWIVVLCTALPISSLYPFLYFMIRDFHIAEREEDIGYYAGYVGSSLMFGRVLTSLIWGIVADRYGRKPVIIIGTIAVVIFNTLFGLSVNFWMAIATRFLLGSLNGLLGPIKAYASEMFRKEYQALGISTVSTAWATGLIIGPALGGYLAQPAEKFPSVFSKESVFGRFPYFLPCLTISLFALVVSIASFWLPETLHMHHGSRKLDESREGAETASVKSGTKHEMHKVEGKAPKRSLIRNLPLMSSIIVYCVFSLHDMAYTEIFSLWAVSPRRLGGLSYTTEDVGTVLSISGAGLLVFQTGLYPHLDRLLGPVVVARICGVLSIPLLSSYPFIAMLTGLSLSVTLNCASVAKNILSTSIITSLFLLQNKAVDQDQRGAANGIAMTAMSLFKAAGPAGGGAIFSCAQKRRDAALLPGDQMVFFILNVVEAIGVLMMFKPFLAERRD, from the exons ATGGCGACGGACGAAGAAAAGGAGGCTTTGTTGAAGAAGCATTACTATGAGAACTGCCCCGGCTGCAAGGTCGATAAGTTTAAGGAATCACAGAGAGGCTTGCCGATCTGCAAGCTTGCGTCTATCTGGATCGTCGTGCTTTGCACCG CACTGCCAATATCATCTCTATACCCATTCCTTTACTTCATG ATTAGAGATTTTCATATCGCCGAAAGAGAGGAAGACATCGGATATTATGCCGGTTATGTAG GTTCTTCACTCATGTTCGGTAGAGTCTTGACATCGCTCATCTGGGGAATTGTGGCAGACCGCTATGGGCGAAAACCCGTCATAATTATTGGAACAATCGCAGT ggttatcttcaacactCTATTTGGCCTAAGTGTGAACTTTTGGATGGCCATTGCAACGAGGTTCCTTCTAGGAAGTTTAAATGGTTTACTCGGACCGATCAAG GCTTATGCGAGCGAAATGTTCCGCAAGGAGTACCAAGCGCTAGGAATATCAACC GTCAGTACAGCATGGGCGACAGGATTGATTATTGGTCCAGCTCTGGGAGGTTATCTTGCGCAG CCCGCGGAAAAGTTTCCGTCGGTATTTTCCAAAGAATCAGTGTTCGGAAG ATTTCCCTACTTCTTGCCCTGTCTCACCATCTCGCTTTTCGCATTGGTAGTTTCTATCGCGTCCTTCTGGCTTCCG GAAACATTGCATATGCACCATGGAAGTAGAAAGCTTGATGAGTCCCGTGAAGGTGCAGAGACCGCATCCGTCAAGTCCGGTACAAAACATGAGATGCATAAAGTCGAAGGGAAAGCTCCGAAAAGGTCTCTGATTCGAAATTTGCCGCTGATGTCGTCCATCATTGTGTACTGCGTCTTCTCGCTTCATGACATGGCTTACACGGAG ATCTTCTCGCTATGGGCTGTAAGCCCTAGGCGATTAGGGGGTTTAAGCTACACAACTGAAGATGTCGGAACTGTTCTGTCTATCTCAG GTGCCGGCCTTCTCGTCTTCCAGACGGGTTTATATCCACACTTGGACAGACTGCTCGGTCCCGTTGTGGTAGCCCGCATTTGTGGG GTCCTGTCGATACCGCTCTTGTCAAGCTACCCTTTCATAGCCATGCTGACCGGGCTAAGTCTCTCCGTAACATTGAATTGCGCATCGGTCGCAAAGAATATTCTATCT ACTTCCATCATCACCAGCTTGTTCCTTCTTCAAAACAAAGCTGTG GACCAAGATCAGAGAGGAGCTGCTAATGGAATCGCGATGACAGCCATGTCTCTTTTCAAGGCGGCTGGTCCAGCTGGAGGAGGCGCGAT ATTCTCTTGTGCACAGAAGCGTCGGGACGCGGCCTTGCTCCCAG GCGACCAGATGGTCTTCTTCATCTTGAATGTGGTCGAGGCAATCGGGGTGCTGATGATGTTCAAGCCGTTCCTAGCTGAACGCCGCGACTGA